The following proteins are encoded in a genomic region of Mycolicibacterium confluentis:
- the rho gene encoding transcription termination factor Rho, whose product MTDTDLITAGDSVTSADLPETVTSKAPARDSGEGSLASMVLPELRALAVQMGVKGVSGLRKGQLIAAIRERQQGGQQSAPANGSAESQAPAAAPTQKTDAESPRDDTPRRERRTASRRAGASAEGEQAESAEQAAPAGDAPRSDDKPERNEAKPERNEAKPERNEAKSERNEAKSDRNEAKPERNDNRSERNENKSGRNEGRNENKSERNDNRSDRNENKSERNDNRSDRNDNRSDRNDNRSERGGDQQNRGGNANNDNNDDDDEGRGGRRGRRFRDRRRRGERSGGEGGGDTELREDDVVQPVAGILDVLDNYAFVRTSGYLAGPNDVYVSMNMVRKNGLRRGDAVTGAVRVPREGEGGDKNSRQKFNPLVRLDTVNGGPVEAAKNRPEFGKLTPLYPNQRLRLETTPDRLTTRVIDLIMPIGKGQRALIVSPPKAGKTTIMQDIANAITKNNPECHLMVVLVDERPEEVTDMQRSVVGEVIASTFDRPPSDHTQAAELAIERAKRLVEQGKDVVVLLDSITRLGRAYNNASPASGRILSGGVDSTALYPPKRFLGAARNIEDGGSLTIIATAMVETGSTGDTVIFEEFKGTGNAELKLDRKIAERRVFPAVDVNPSGTRKDELLLGPDEFAIVHKLRRVLSGLDSHQAIDLLMSQLRKTKTNYEFLVQVSKTAPGGASDDLD is encoded by the coding sequence GTGACTGATACGGACCTCATCACTGCGGGCGACTCCGTTACCTCGGCAGATCTGCCCGAGACGGTGACTTCAAAGGCTCCCGCCCGGGACTCCGGTGAGGGCTCCCTGGCCAGCATGGTGTTGCCGGAACTTCGCGCCTTGGCCGTTCAGATGGGCGTCAAGGGCGTTTCGGGGCTGCGCAAGGGCCAGCTCATCGCCGCCATCCGTGAGCGCCAGCAGGGCGGCCAGCAGTCGGCCCCGGCCAACGGTTCGGCCGAGTCGCAGGCCCCCGCCGCCGCGCCCACCCAGAAAACTGACGCCGAGTCTCCCCGTGACGACACGCCGCGTCGGGAGCGCCGGACCGCGTCCCGTCGTGCTGGCGCCTCGGCCGAGGGCGAGCAGGCCGAGTCGGCCGAGCAGGCCGCGCCCGCCGGCGACGCTCCCCGCAGCGACGACAAGCCCGAGCGCAACGAGGCCAAGCCCGAGCGCAACGAGGCCAAGCCCGAGCGCAACGAGGCCAAGTCCGAGCGCAACGAGGCCAAGTCCGACCGCAACGAGGCCAAGCCCGAGCGGAACGACAACCGGTCTGAGCGCAACGAGAACAAGTCGGGGCGCAACGAGGGCAGGAACGAGAACAAGTCCGAGCGGAACGACAACCGCTCCGACCGTAACGAGAACAAGTCCGAGCGGAACGACAACCGTTCCGACCGCAACGACAACCGTTCCGACCGCAATGACAACCGCTCCGAGCGTGGCGGTGACCAGCAGAATCGCGGCGGCAACGCCAACAACGACAACAACGACGACGACGACGAGGGCCGGGGCGGCCGTCGTGGCCGCCGGTTCCGTGATCGTCGCCGGCGCGGCGAGCGTTCCGGCGGCGAAGGTGGCGGCGACACCGAACTCCGCGAGGACGACGTCGTTCAGCCCGTCGCGGGCATCCTCGACGTCCTGGACAACTACGCGTTCGTCCGAACCTCGGGATACCTGGCCGGCCCCAACGACGTCTACGTGTCGATGAACATGGTCCGCAAGAACGGCCTGCGCCGCGGTGACGCGGTGACCGGCGCGGTGCGAGTCCCCCGCGAAGGCGAAGGCGGCGACAAGAATTCGCGGCAGAAGTTCAACCCGCTGGTGCGTCTGGACACCGTCAACGGCGGTCCCGTCGAGGCGGCCAAGAACCGTCCCGAGTTCGGCAAGCTGACCCCGCTGTACCCGAACCAGCGGTTGCGTCTGGAGACCACGCCCGACCGTCTCACCACGCGCGTGATCGACCTGATTATGCCGATCGGTAAGGGTCAGCGTGCGCTGATCGTGTCCCCGCCCAAGGCCGGTAAGACCACGATCATGCAGGACATCGCCAACGCGATCACCAAGAACAATCCGGAATGCCACCTGATGGTGGTGCTCGTCGACGAGCGTCCGGAAGAGGTCACCGACATGCAGCGCTCCGTCGTCGGTGAGGTCATCGCCTCCACCTTCGACCGGCCGCCGTCAGACCACACGCAGGCCGCGGAACTTGCCATCGAGCGGGCCAAGCGCCTGGTTGAACAGGGCAAGGACGTCGTGGTTCTGCTGGATTCGATCACCCGTCTGGGCCGCGCGTACAACAACGCGTCGCCGGCGTCGGGCCGCATCCTGTCCGGTGGTGTCGACTCGACGGCGCTGTACCCGCCCAAGCGGTTCCTCGGCGCGGCGCGCAACATCGAGGACGGCGGTTCGCTGACCATCATCGCCACCGCGATGGTCGAGACCGGTTCGACCGGTGACACGGTGATTTTCGAGGAGTTCAAGGGCACCGGCAACGCCGAGCTCAAGCTGGACCGCAAGATCGCCGAGCGTCGCGTCTTCCCGGCTGTCGACGTCAACCCGTCGGGCACCCGCAAGGACGAGCTGCTGCTCGGGCCGGACGAGTTCGCGATCGTGCACAAGTTGCGTCGGGTGCTCTCGGGGCTGGATTCGCATCAGGCGATCGACCTGCTGATGAGCCAGCTGCGTAAGACGAAGACCAACTACGAATTCCTGGTCCAGGTCTCCAAGACGGCTCCGGGAGGGGCCTCGGACGACCTCGACTGA
- a CDS encoding TetR/AcrR family transcriptional regulator codes for MTAGSAAQSRAAARPVRDRLIDAAEQCLSTKGIRATTVSEVAELAGVSRGWLYRHFPDKAALLGAAIVRLNDVYWGEAHSVLTEVEGLAAQIAAGIRLGRRAYDSPGALVMKLRLDEPEEFAACAGAGVQGLVPDLSAFWRPYLKAAADRGEIEADNLDEASEWVARNLLSLATVPGEQVDVDNPTALVDFLDRYLMPALRPRS; via the coding sequence GTGACCGCCGGCTCCGCAGCCCAGTCCCGCGCCGCCGCGCGTCCGGTTCGCGATCGACTGATCGACGCCGCCGAACAATGCTTGAGCACCAAGGGAATCCGCGCCACCACGGTGTCCGAAGTCGCCGAACTGGCGGGCGTCTCACGGGGCTGGCTGTATCGGCACTTTCCCGACAAGGCCGCGCTGCTGGGTGCCGCGATCGTCCGACTCAACGACGTCTACTGGGGCGAGGCCCATTCGGTGCTGACCGAGGTGGAGGGTCTCGCGGCGCAGATCGCGGCGGGAATCCGCCTGGGCCGCCGCGCATACGACTCCCCCGGCGCTCTGGTGATGAAGCTGCGACTGGACGAACCCGAGGAGTTCGCAGCGTGCGCGGGGGCAGGAGTCCAGGGCCTGGTCCCCGACCTGAGTGCCTTCTGGCGGCCGTACCTGAAAGCGGCGGCCGATCGAGGCGAGATCGAGGCGGACAATCTCGACGAGGCCAGCGAGTGGGTGGCCCGCAACCTGCTCAGCCTGGCGACGGTACCCGGCGAACAGGTCGACGTCGACAATCCCACCGCGCTGGTGGATTTCCTCGACCGGTACCTGATGCCGGCGCTTCGACCTCGGAGTTGA
- the fadD1 gene encoding fatty-acid--CoA ligase FadD1, with product MAHELPPQTVQQLLRARRGDDSPAVRFGDAEWTWRQHLDDAQRQASTLLTIADRDRPLHIGALLGNTPAMLTAMAAAALGGYVLCGINTTRRGTALRRDILHADCQILLTDTEHRHLLDDLDLPGVHVLDTDSQEWAALVAAAGTLTPHREVGATDTFMMIFTSGTSGDPKAVQVAHMTVLFAGQALVERFSITPDDVCYLSMPLFHSNALLAGWGVAVGSGAAMVPATFSASGLLPDVRRYGATYMNYVGKPLAYVLGTQEGPDDADNPLRVAFGNEASDRDIEEFGRRFGCTVWDGFGSTEGAIIVTREDDCPPGSVGRGFPGVAIYDPEAVTECAIAEFDATGALTNADKAIGELVNTTGAGLFQGYYNDADATGDRLRHGMYWSGDLAYRDADGWIYLAGRTADWMRVDGENMTTAPIERVLLRHSAVNQVSVYPVPDEHVGDQVMAAIVPAQGVDVDMADFGAFLAEQQDLSPKAWPRRVWITDALPSTATNKVLKRELIARGPEPVGGQLWTRPARGTTFTQKHGRRTA from the coding sequence GTGGCTCACGAACTTCCACCCCAGACCGTCCAGCAGCTGTTGCGGGCCCGCCGCGGCGACGACAGCCCGGCGGTCCGATTCGGTGATGCCGAGTGGACCTGGCGCCAACACCTCGACGACGCGCAGCGGCAGGCATCGACGCTGCTCACGATCGCCGACCGCGACCGGCCCCTGCACATCGGCGCGCTGCTGGGGAACACGCCGGCGATGCTCACCGCGATGGCGGCGGCGGCCCTGGGCGGCTACGTGCTGTGCGGCATCAACACCACCCGGCGCGGTACCGCCCTGCGGCGCGACATCCTGCACGCGGACTGTCAGATCCTGCTGACCGACACCGAGCACCGCCACCTGCTCGACGATCTCGACCTGCCCGGCGTCCATGTGCTGGACACCGACTCCCAGGAATGGGCCGCGCTGGTCGCCGCGGCAGGCACGCTGACGCCGCACCGCGAGGTGGGGGCCACCGACACATTCATGATGATCTTCACCTCAGGCACCAGCGGTGATCCCAAAGCCGTCCAGGTCGCACATATGACCGTGCTGTTCGCGGGACAGGCCCTCGTGGAGCGCTTCTCCATCACACCCGACGACGTGTGTTACCTGTCGATGCCGCTGTTCCACTCCAACGCGCTGCTGGCCGGCTGGGGAGTCGCCGTCGGGTCTGGGGCTGCCATGGTGCCCGCGACATTCTCGGCCTCCGGTCTGCTGCCCGACGTCCGCCGCTACGGCGCGACGTACATGAACTACGTCGGCAAACCGCTCGCCTACGTGTTGGGCACCCAGGAGGGGCCCGACGACGCGGACAACCCGTTACGGGTGGCGTTCGGCAACGAGGCCAGCGATCGGGACATCGAAGAGTTCGGCCGCCGCTTCGGGTGCACAGTGTGGGACGGGTTCGGTTCAACCGAGGGCGCGATCATCGTCACCCGGGAGGACGACTGCCCGCCAGGCTCGGTCGGCAGGGGATTTCCGGGGGTGGCCATCTACGACCCCGAGGCCGTCACCGAGTGCGCCATCGCCGAGTTCGATGCGACGGGTGCTCTGACCAATGCGGACAAGGCCATTGGTGAATTGGTCAACACCACGGGAGCCGGCCTGTTCCAGGGCTACTACAACGACGCCGACGCGACCGGCGACCGCCTGCGGCACGGCATGTACTGGTCGGGTGACCTCGCCTATCGCGACGCCGACGGCTGGATCTACCTCGCCGGCCGGACTGCGGACTGGATGCGAGTCGACGGCGAGAATATGACCACGGCCCCCATCGAGCGCGTCCTGCTGCGTCACTCCGCGGTCAACCAGGTGAGCGTGTATCCAGTCCCCGACGAACATGTCGGTGACCAGGTGATGGCGGCGATCGTGCCCGCCCAGGGCGTCGACGTCGACATGGCAGACTTCGGTGCCTTCCTGGCCGAGCAGCAGGACCTGTCACCCAAGGCGTGGCCGCGCCGGGTCTGGATCACCGATGCGCTGCCTTCGACCGCCACCAACAAGGTGCTCAAACGCGAGCTCATCGCCCGAGGCCCCGAACCGGTCGGTGGTCAGTTGTGGACCCGCCCGGCCCGGGGCACCACCTTCACGCAGAAGCACGGTCGCCGCACCGCCTGA
- the rpmE gene encoding 50S ribosomal protein L31, with the protein MKTGIHPAYQETTVVCGCGHTFTTRSTKESGHIVVEVCSQCHPFYTGKQKILDSGGRVARFEKRYGKRKTADS; encoded by the coding sequence ATGAAAACCGGCATTCACCCTGCCTACCAAGAGACCACCGTGGTCTGCGGTTGTGGACACACCTTCACCACCCGCAGCACCAAGGAGAGCGGCCACATCGTGGTCGAGGTCTGCTCGCAGTGCCACCCGTTCTACACCGGCAAGCAGAAGATCCTCGACAGCGGCGGTCGCGTCGCGCGGTTCGAGAAGCGCTACGGCAAGCGCAAGACCGCCGACAGCTAG
- the prfA gene encoding peptide chain release factor 1 yields MSASAIDALLTEHADLERQLADPELHADATNARRVGRRFAQIAPIVSTYRKLESARGDLEAARELAGEDESFAAEVVDLETRVAELDRQLTDLLAPRDPHDADNIVLEVKSGEGGEESALFAADLARMYIRYAERRGWTVTMLGETTSDLGGYKDATLSIASKGDSLDGVWSRLKFEGGVHRVQRVPVTESQGRVHTSAAGVLVYPEPEEVEQVQIDESDLRIDVYRSSGKGGQGVNTTDSAVRITHLPTGIVVTCQNERSQLQNKARAMQVLAARLQALAEEQAQADASADRASQIRTVDRSERIRTYNFPENRIADHRINFKAHNLDQVLDGELDPLLDALAEADKQTRLQQA; encoded by the coding sequence GTGAGCGCCAGTGCGATCGACGCGCTGTTGACCGAGCATGCGGACCTCGAGCGGCAGTTGGCCGACCCCGAGCTGCACGCGGACGCCACCAACGCCCGTCGCGTCGGACGTCGGTTCGCGCAGATCGCGCCCATCGTCTCGACCTACCGCAAGCTGGAGTCGGCCCGTGGCGACCTCGAGGCCGCCCGAGAACTTGCCGGTGAAGACGAGTCCTTTGCGGCCGAGGTCGTCGACCTCGAGACCCGGGTCGCGGAGTTGGACCGTCAACTCACCGACCTGCTCGCACCCCGCGACCCCCACGACGCCGACAACATCGTGCTCGAAGTGAAGTCGGGTGAGGGTGGCGAGGAGTCGGCGCTGTTCGCCGCCGACCTGGCCCGGATGTACATCCGCTACGCCGAGCGCCGCGGCTGGACCGTGACGATGCTGGGGGAGACCACGTCCGACCTCGGCGGCTATAAGGACGCGACGCTGTCCATCGCCAGCAAGGGCGATTCGCTCGACGGCGTCTGGTCGCGGCTGAAGTTCGAGGGCGGCGTGCATCGCGTGCAACGCGTTCCCGTCACCGAATCCCAAGGGCGCGTCCATACTTCGGCTGCCGGTGTGCTGGTCTACCCGGAGCCTGAGGAAGTCGAGCAGGTCCAGATCGACGAGTCCGACCTGCGCATCGACGTCTACCGGTCGTCCGGCAAGGGCGGGCAGGGCGTCAACACCACCGACTCCGCGGTGCGCATCACGCACCTTCCCACCGGCATCGTGGTGACTTGCCAGAACGAGCGCTCGCAGCTTCAGAACAAGGCCCGTGCCATGCAGGTGCTCGCGGCCCGACTGCAGGCGTTGGCCGAGGAGCAGGCGCAGGCCGATGCGTCGGCGGACCGGGCCAGCCAGATCCGCACTGTCGACCGCAGCGAGCGCATCCGCACGTACAACTTTCCGGAGAACCGGATCGCCGATCACCGAATCAATTTCAAGGCCCACAACCTCGATCAGGTGCTCGACGGCGAACTGGACCCGTTGCTCGACGCGTTGGCCGAGGCCGACAAGCAGACCCGGCTTCAGCAGGCCTGA
- the prmC gene encoding peptide chain release factor N(5)-glutamine methyltransferase, protein MPGVGAHTSLTDAVAAATRILEQAGVHSARTDAELLAAHVLGVDRGRLMRAEAPADFESRYRTLVEERSRRIPLQHLTGSAPFGPLDLQVGPGVFIPRPETESLLEWAMGVLDSLPSHHDPLIVDLCTGSGALALAVARHRPSATVVAVDDSPDALDYARRNGAGTDVRFLEADVTTAGLLPEFDGRVDLLLCNPPYIPDGAVLDPEVAEHDPHHALFGGPDGMHVIDAVVALGGRWLRPGGWFGVEHDDTTSGATVDLVERAGLFDDVRPRRDLAGRLRFVTATRRTDTERNDLP, encoded by the coding sequence ATGCCCGGCGTTGGCGCGCACACCTCGCTGACCGACGCGGTGGCGGCCGCGACCCGGATTCTCGAGCAGGCCGGCGTCCACTCGGCGCGCACGGACGCGGAACTGCTGGCGGCGCACGTGCTGGGTGTCGATCGCGGCCGACTCATGCGGGCCGAGGCACCCGCCGATTTCGAATCGCGTTATCGGACCCTCGTGGAGGAGCGGTCCCGCCGCATCCCACTGCAGCACCTCACTGGTTCCGCGCCCTTCGGTCCGCTGGACCTTCAGGTCGGTCCCGGCGTCTTCATCCCGCGGCCCGAGACCGAATCGCTGCTGGAGTGGGCCATGGGCGTGCTCGATTCCCTTCCCTCGCACCATGATCCGCTGATCGTGGATCTGTGTACGGGCAGTGGCGCCCTGGCCCTCGCGGTGGCGCGGCACCGGCCGTCGGCAACCGTCGTCGCCGTCGACGACTCGCCGGACGCGCTCGACTACGCGCGGCGAAACGGCGCGGGCACCGACGTCCGGTTCCTCGAAGCCGACGTCACGACTGCCGGCCTGCTGCCCGAATTCGACGGCCGAGTCGATCTGCTGCTCTGCAATCCGCCCTACATTCCCGACGGCGCCGTGCTCGATCCCGAAGTCGCCGAACATGATCCGCACCATGCGCTGTTCGGCGGGCCCGACGGCATGCACGTCATCGACGCCGTCGTCGCGCTGGGCGGCAGGTGGCTGCGCCCCGGCGGATGGTTCGGCGTCGAGCACGACGACACCACCTCGGGGGCTACCGTTGACCTGGTCGAGCGCGCCGGTCTGTTCGACGACGTGCGGCCGCGACGAGACCTGGCCGGCCGGTTGCGGTTCGTCACCGCGACCCGGCGCACCGACACGGAGAGGAACGACCTGCCGTGA
- a CDS encoding L-threonylcarbamoyladenylate synthase, translating into MSNVFDCSDPEQRATGIASAVSAAKGGRLVVIPTDTVYGIGADAFDSAAVAALLAAKGRGRDMPVPVLVGSWHTIEGLVYTVPQSARELIRAFWPGALSLVVRQAPSLQWDLGDADGTVMLRMPLHPVAIEVLRAVGPMAVSSANISGHPPAVSVDQARTQLGERVEVYLDGGPAEQGSASTIVDLSGPAPRILREGPISADAIAKVLDVTPDSLLDQPAS; encoded by the coding sequence GTGAGCAATGTCTTCGACTGCAGTGACCCCGAGCAGCGAGCCACCGGGATCGCCTCGGCGGTGAGCGCTGCCAAGGGCGGCCGTCTCGTGGTGATCCCCACCGACACCGTTTACGGCATCGGCGCCGACGCCTTCGACAGCGCGGCCGTGGCGGCACTGCTGGCGGCCAAGGGCCGTGGCCGGGACATGCCGGTGCCCGTGCTCGTGGGTTCCTGGCACACCATCGAGGGCTTGGTCTACACGGTTCCGCAGTCCGCACGCGAGCTCATCCGGGCGTTCTGGCCCGGCGCGCTGAGCCTGGTGGTGCGGCAGGCGCCGTCGCTGCAGTGGGACCTCGGCGATGCCGACGGCACCGTCATGCTGCGGATGCCGCTGCACCCCGTCGCGATCGAGGTGCTGCGCGCGGTCGGTCCGATGGCCGTGTCGAGTGCGAACATCTCCGGGCATCCGCCCGCGGTGTCGGTGGACCAGGCCCGCACGCAGTTGGGGGAGCGCGTCGAGGTGTACCTCGACGGCGGCCCCGCCGAGCAGGGCTCGGCCTCAACCATCGTGGACCTCAGCGGACCCGCGCCCAGAATCCTGCGGGAGGGCCCGATCTCCGCGGACGCCATCGCGAAAGTCCTCGACGTGACGCCGGATTCGCTGCTCGATCAGCCTGCGTCTTAA
- a CDS encoding glycosyltransferase family 4 protein, giving the protein MLSGGGSGTVLAHSLLALSDRGAGVPLRELALVGLTAAIVTYFATSPVRVLATRFGAVAVPRERDVHVQPTPRMGGLAMYVGVIAAVFLASQLPALTRGFVYSSGMPAVVVAGGLIMVIGIIDDRWGLDALTKFAGQITAASVLVTMGVAWSVLYIPIGGVGTIVLDQTASILLTLALTVSIVNAMNFVDGLDGLAAGLGLITAMAICVFSVGLLRDHGGDVLFYPPAVISVVLAGACLGFLPHNFHRAKIFMGDSGSMLIGLMLAAASTTAAGPISQNAYGARDVFALLSPFLLVVAVMLVPALDMLLAIVRRTRAGRSPFSPDKMHLHHRLLQIGHSHRRVVLLIYLWVGIIAFGAASTIFFDPRYTGAVMLAAILVAIVVTLIPLLRRSNDGFDDYFAGRLD; this is encoded by the coding sequence GTGTTGAGCGGAGGCGGTTCAGGCACAGTGCTGGCGCACAGTCTGCTCGCCCTGTCTGATCGCGGTGCCGGTGTGCCGCTGCGAGAGTTGGCCCTCGTGGGTCTCACCGCCGCCATCGTCACCTACTTCGCGACCAGTCCCGTGCGGGTACTGGCGACCCGGTTCGGCGCCGTCGCGGTGCCCCGCGAGCGGGATGTGCACGTCCAGCCCACACCGCGCATGGGCGGTCTGGCGATGTACGTCGGCGTCATCGCGGCCGTGTTTCTGGCGTCCCAACTGCCCGCGCTCACCCGAGGATTCGTCTACTCCAGCGGCATGCCGGCCGTCGTCGTGGCCGGCGGCCTGATCATGGTCATCGGCATCATCGACGACCGCTGGGGCCTCGACGCCCTGACCAAGTTCGCCGGGCAGATCACCGCCGCGAGCGTTCTGGTCACGATGGGCGTGGCCTGGAGCGTGCTCTACATCCCGATCGGCGGGGTCGGCACGATCGTGCTCGACCAGACCGCGTCCATCCTGCTCACGCTCGCGTTGACGGTGTCGATCGTCAACGCGATGAACTTCGTCGACGGACTCGACGGACTCGCGGCAGGCCTCGGGTTGATCACCGCCATGGCGATCTGTGTGTTCTCGGTCGGTCTGCTGCGGGACCACGGCGGCGACGTGCTGTTCTACCCGCCCGCGGTCATCTCCGTCGTGCTGGCCGGCGCCTGCCTCGGATTCCTGCCGCACAACTTCCACCGCGCCAAGATCTTCATGGGCGACTCGGGGTCGATGCTGATCGGCCTGATGCTCGCCGCCGCGTCGACGACCGCGGCGGGACCGATCTCGCAGAACGCCTACGGAGCGCGGGACGTCTTCGCGCTGCTGTCCCCGTTTCTGCTCGTGGTCGCGGTGATGCTGGTGCCCGCGCTGGACATGTTGCTGGCGATCGTGCGCCGGACCCGCGCCGGGCGCAGCCCGTTCAGCCCCGACAAGATGCACCTGCACCATCGACTCCTGCAGATCGGCCATTCCCACCGCCGGGTGGTCCTGTTGATCTACCTGTGGGTCGGCATCATCGCGTTCGGCGCGGCCAGCACGATCTTCTTCGATCCGCGCTACACCGGCGCGGTGATGCTCGCGGCGATCCTGGTGGCCATCGTCGTCACGTTGATTCCGCTGCTGCGCCGGAGCAATGACGGCTTCGACGACTATTTCGCCGGCCGTCTGGACTAG
- a CDS encoding ATP synthase subunit I, with translation MTTPAHEAPLVFPSVAFRPIRLAIVCVALTALAVLATGFIGSIGYGFFFGLGLAIGLVNALMVRHAVESITAQEHPLKKKMAVNSAMRLLVISVVALLTAYFFKHIGGIGVLFGLAIFQALLVMSTSIPVLRRIRANGLDVLDTESKG, from the coding sequence GTGACAACGCCAGCGCACGAAGCGCCGTTGGTGTTCCCATCCGTGGCGTTCAGGCCGATACGCCTGGCGATTGTCTGCGTCGCACTCACGGCTCTTGCTGTGCTTGCCACAGGCTTCATCGGAAGTATCGGCTACGGATTCTTTTTTGGTTTGGGACTGGCCATCGGGCTTGTCAACGCGTTGATGGTCCGCCATGCGGTCGAGTCCATCACCGCTCAGGAACATCCGCTCAAGAAGAAGATGGCCGTCAACTCGGCCATGCGCCTGCTGGTGATCTCGGTGGTCGCCCTGCTGACGGCGTACTTCTTCAAGCACATCGGCGGAATCGGCGTTCTTTTCGGACTGGCGATCTTCCAGGCGCTTCTTGTGATGAGCACCAGCATCCCGGTGCTGCGCAGGATCCGCGCCAACGGGTTGGACGTCTTGGATACGGAATCGAAGGGTTGA
- the atpB gene encoding F0F1 ATP synthase subunit A — MTETVLASEEGGAAIHVGHHTMVFELFGMTFNGDTIMATAITALIVIGLAFVLRAKVTSTGVPGGVQLFWEALTIQMRQQIEGSIGMKIAPFVLPLSVTIFVFILVSNWLAVLPLQYGGADGAAAELYKAPASDINFVLALALFVFVCYHAAGIWRRGIIGHPVKVVKGHVAFLAPINIVEELAKPISLALRLFGNIFAGGILVALIAMFPWYIQWAPNAIWKTFDLFVGLIQAFIFSLLTILYFSQSMELDHDEH, encoded by the coding sequence ATGACTGAGACCGTTCTCGCCTCCGAGGAGGGTGGCGCCGCCATTCACGTCGGCCACCACACGATGGTGTTCGAACTGTTCGGCATGACCTTCAACGGTGACACCATCATGGCCACCGCGATCACCGCGCTGATCGTGATCGGCCTGGCGTTCGTCCTGCGGGCCAAGGTCACCTCGACCGGGGTTCCCGGTGGCGTGCAGCTGTTCTGGGAGGCGCTGACCATTCAGATGCGCCAGCAGATCGAGGGCTCGATCGGCATGAAGATCGCCCCGTTCGTGCTGCCGCTCTCGGTCACGATCTTCGTGTTCATTCTGGTGTCGAACTGGCTGGCCGTGCTGCCGTTGCAGTACGGGGGAGCCGACGGTGCCGCGGCCGAGCTGTACAAGGCGCCCGCCTCCGACATCAACTTCGTGCTGGCGCTCGCGCTGTTCGTGTTCGTCTGCTACCACGCGGCGGGGATCTGGCGGCGCGGCATCATCGGCCACCCGGTCAAGGTCGTCAAGGGCCACGTCGCCTTCCTGGCCCCGATCAACATCGTCGAAGAACTGGCCAAGCCGATCTCGCTGGCCCTCCGTCTTTTCGGCAACATCTTCGCCGGCGGCATCCTCGTCGCGCTGATCGCGATGTTCCCCTGGTACATCCAGTGGGCGCCCAACGCGATCTGGAAGACCTTCGACCTGTTCGTCGGCCTGATTCAGGCGTTCATCTTCTCGCTGCTGACCATCCTGTACTTCAGTCAGTCGATGGAGCTGGACCACGATGAGCACTGA
- a CDS encoding F0F1 ATP synthase subunit C yields the protein MELDPNALITAGALIGGGLIMGGGAIGAGIGDGIAGNALISGIARQPEAQGRLFTPFFITVGLVEAAYFINLAFMALFVFATPGLQ from the coding sequence ATGGAACTCGATCCCAACGCCCTCATCACGGCAGGCGCGCTGATCGGCGGCGGTCTGATCATGGGTGGCGGTGCCATCGGCGCTGGCATTGGTGACGGCATCGCGGGTAACGCCCTGATCTCCGGCATCGCCCGGCAGCCCGAGGCCCAGGGCCGGCTGTTCACGCCGTTCTTCATCACCGTCGGTCTGGTCGAGGCTGCGTACTTCATCAACCTGGCCTTCATGGCGCTGTTCGTCTTCGCCACGCCGGGCCTGCAGTAA
- a CDS encoding F0F1 ATP synthase subunit B: protein MGELTGSAPVAVLAAAEEGGGTSNFLVPNGTFFVVLLIFLITLGVIAKWVVPPVSKVLAEREAMLSKTAADNRKSAEQVAAAQADYEEAMTGARSEASAIRDEARNEGRQVVDAQRSTASGEVAQSVRQADEQLSQQRSATEAELQQSVDGLSATLASRILGVDVKSGGSA, encoded by the coding sequence ATGGGTGAACTGACTGGATCAGCGCCGGTCGCCGTGTTGGCGGCCGCAGAAGAGGGTGGGGGGACCAGTAACTTCCTGGTCCCCAACGGCACCTTCTTCGTGGTGCTGCTCATCTTCTTGATCACGCTCGGCGTGATCGCGAAATGGGTGGTGCCGCCGGTCAGCAAGGTCCTCGCCGAGCGCGAGGCCATGCTGTCCAAGACCGCGGCGGACAACCGCAAGTCGGCCGAGCAGGTCGCGGCCGCTCAGGCCGACTACGAAGAGGCCATGACCGGAGCCCGGTCAGAGGCGTCTGCCATTCGCGACGAGGCCCGAAACGAGGGTCGCCAGGTCGTCGACGCCCAGCGTTCGACGGCCAGCGGCGAAGTCGCCCAATCGGTTCGGCAGGCAGATGAGCAGTTGTCCCAGCAGCGTTCGGCGACCGAAGCAGAACTGCAGCAGTCGGTGGATGGGCTCTCGGCCACTCTGGCCAGCCGCATCCTCGGCGTAGACGTGAAATCAGGTGGGAGCGCCTAG